One window from the genome of Oreochromis niloticus isolate F11D_XX linkage group LG20, O_niloticus_UMD_NMBU, whole genome shotgun sequence encodes:
- the tshz2 gene encoding teashirt homolog 2 has translation MPRRKQQAPKRAAVYVPDEDAALQDSIAEEDGDNDTQTEEECSEKTSPKVSEDRELDNKSTNTYSNQNSPISVLSNQEAELESRLSDSSDRLSDFKTSSPPESQRDEESSSSKHKEETGSSLEKMRAAYANFLADSYWTGIGMDLKIGKNTSKANCDSTNGSTKSEFDWHQDALSKTLQQTLSPKPATKPNLFSSVHLYRQTTKPCGSVFTGASRFRCKDCSAAYDTLVELTVHMNKSGHYQDNNHSKQSNSSASSSKSRKRNLQDMEGKEDAQKVLKCMFCGHSFDSLQDLSVHMIKTKHYQKVPLKEPIPVITPKLLPPAKKRAFETTRPCSPDSTTGVSGYTEAQRAASIANANNNRYGYQNGASYTWQFETCKSQILKCMECGSSHDTLQQLTTHMMVTGHFIKVTNSASKKGKQLALDPLAIEKIQGLAEPAVSDTEGEKVSPKNPSPGNGEKDSQGEGTSDKMEESDTKDDKQESEDQKAGNGTFKYPYLREEDLEQDSGGGGDILKSLANTVASAINKAQTGTPSWSAYPSIHAAYQLSGIIKSAPLSASPPTQLKQTFNHKLRPIAPKGKLYHSAVGVEAPQGQHQTVDIKKEKAGISDGKESQNIKFDLVENDDSDCQDDSSSSSKLDADCVNEGSEAIKGKLSPDFSDRGKTPSPTASNGRSTASEPLSDTPDILGINPLSALQSVLNNHLGKANKPNNSRVDKLSAHTQSMFADINRSSEKSALMLGNPVRNKRDNTFLFVSDDQPIDLTKSKHNKASSLLVQPSAPMPQKYALSDIADMVKVLPKATTPKPSLPSRIPSMKLESDVRRFEDVSAEVYSVHKRKGRQSNWNPRHLLILQAQFASSLFQTSEGKYLLSDLGPQERMHISKFTGLSMTTISHWLANVKYQLRKTGGTKFLKNMDTGHPVFYCNDCASQFRSPTTFISHLESHLGFQIKDMCKMPVEHQTKVEEPELSKALSVRATEALVAEEDIDSKFKCKLCCRTFASNHAVKLHLSKTHSKSPDNHSQYVEMDKE, from the coding sequence TGTACGTGCCCGATGAAGATGCCGCTCTTCAGGATTCCATCGCTGAAGAAGACGGAGATAACGACACTCAGACTGAAGAGGAATGCTCAGAGAAGACCAGCCCCAAAGTGTCTGAGGACAGAGAGCTCGACAACAAGAGCACTAACACTTACAGCAACCAGAACTCTCCCATTAGTGTCCTTTCCAATCAAGAGGCAGAGTTGGAATCGCGCCTTAGCGACAGCAGTGACAGGCTCTCAGACTTCAAAACCTCATCGCCACCTGAGAGTCAGCGAGACGAAGAAAGCAGCAGCTCCAAGCATAAAGAAGAGACGGGCAGCAGCTTGGAGAAAATGAGGGCGGCCTATGCAAACTTTCTCGCGGATTCTTATTGGACGGGGATAGGAATGGACTTGAAAATTGGCAAAAACACCAGCAAAGCCAACTGTGACAGCACCAATGGAAGCACCAAGAGTGAGTTTGACTGGCACCAGGACGCGCTCTCTAAGACCTTGCAGCAGACACTCTCCCCAAAGCCTGCAACCAAACCCAACCTCTTTAGCTCTGTGCACCTCTATAGGCAAACCACCAAACCCTGTGGCTCGGTGTTCACGGGAGCCAGCCGATTTCGCTGCAAGGACTGCAGCGCTGCTTATGACACTCTGGTTGAGCTGACAGTTCACATGAACAAGAGCGGGCACTACCAAGACAACAACCACAGCAAACAGAGTAATTCCTCTGCCTCGTCCTCCAAATCTAGGAAACGAAACTTGCAAGACATGGAAGGGAAGGAGGATGCGCAGAAAGTTTTGAAGTGCATGTTTTGTGGCCATTCTTTTGACTCGCTCCAGGATTTGAGTGTCCATATGATTAAAACTAAGCATTACCAAAAAGtgcctttaaaagagccaatcCCAGTAATCACACCCAAATTACTGCCACCAGCAAAGAAACGGGCTTTCGAAACAACGAGGCCCTGCTCCCCTGACTCCACGACTGGTGTGTCTGGCTACACTGAGGCACAACGAGCTGCCAGCATTGCAAACGCCAACAACAATCGATATGGATATCAGAATGGAGCGAGTTACACCTGGCAGTTTGAGACGTGCAAATCTCAGATTCTGAAATGCATGGAGTGTGGAAGCTCCCATGACACCCTTCAGCAACTGACCACACATATGATGGTTACTGGACACTTCATCAAAGTTACAAACTCAGCTTCTAAAAAGGGTAAACAGTTAGCCCTTGACCCCTTGGCCATAGAGAAGATCCAGGGCTTGGCTGAGCCTGCTGTCAGTGACACTGAAGGAGAAAAAGTGTCTCCAAAAAATCCTTCCCCAGGGAACGGTGAGAAGGATAGCCAGGGGGAAGGTACTTCAGACAAAATGGAAGAAAGTGATACTAAAGATGACAAGCAAGAGAGTGAGGATCAAAAGGCCGGCAATGGGACTTTTAAGTACCCTTATCTACGTGAGGAGGATCTTGAACAGGACTCGGGTGGAGGAGGTGACATTCTTAAATCTTTAGCCAACACAGTGGCCTCTgccataaataaagctcaaaccGGGACACCGAGCTGGAGTGCCTACCCAAGCATTCATGCTGCCTATCAGCTCTCTGGCATCATCAAAAGCGCCCCTCTCTCAGCATCTCCACCTACTCAGCTAAAGCAGACGTTCAACCACAAGCTGAGACCGATTGCCCCAAAGGGGAAGTTATACCACAGTGCTGTGGGAGTTGAGGCTCCCCAGGGACAGCATCAGACTGTGgacatcaaaaaagaaaaggctggCATTAGCGATGGTAAAGAAAGTCAGAATATTAAGTTTGATCTGGTAGAGAATGATGACAGCGATTGTCAGGACgattcctcttcctcttcaaaGCTTGATGCAGACTGTGTGAATGAAGGGAGTGAAGCGATCAAAGGAAAGTTGAGCCCAGATTTCTCCGACAGAGGCAAGACACCGAGCCCCACTGCCAGCAATGGACGCAGCACTGCTTCAGAGCCTCTCAGTGACACTCCGGATATACTTGGCATAAACCCTCTTAGTGCACTGCAGTCAGTTCTGAACAATCATCTGGGGAAAGCAAATAAGCCCAATAACTCAAGAGTAGATAAACTATCGGCTCACACACAGTCTATGTTTGCTGACATTAATCGTAGCAGCGAGAAGTCGGCTTTAATGCTCGGAAATCCTGTAAGAAATAAGCGCGATAACACCTTTCTCTTTGTTAGCGATGACCAGCCAATAGATCTGACGAAATCTAAACACAACAAGGCGAGCTCCCTGCTAGTGCAGCCCTCCGCACCGATGCCACAGAAATATGCTCTGTCTGATATCGCCGATATGGTTAAAGTGCTTCCAAAAGCCACCACTCCAAAACCATCATTACCATCAAGGATTCCATCTATGAAACTGGAATCGGATGTCAGGCGCTTCGAAGATGTCTCAGCGGAGGTGTACTCCGTCCACAAGCGTAAAGGTAGACAGTCAAACTGGAATCCGCGCCATCTTCTCATCCTGCAAGCTCAGTTTGCCTCCAGCCTCTTCCAGACCTCTGAAGGAAAGTATTTGCTCTCGGACCTCGGCCCTCAGGAACGGATGCACATCTCTAAATTCACTGGCCTGTCCATGACTACCATAAGCCATTGGTTAGCAAATGTAAAGTACCAGCTGCGGAAAACGGGAGGGACCAAATTCCTGAAGAACATGGACACGGGCCACCCAGTCTTCTACTGCAATGACTGCGCTTCCCAGTTTAGGTCACCCACCACATTCATTTCCCATCTGGAATCCCATCTCGGGTTCCAAATCAAAGACATGTGCAAAATGCCGGTAGAGCACCAGACGAAGGTAGAGGAGCCAGAACTGTCGAAGGCCCTCAGCGTCAGAGCCACAGAGGCTCTAGTCGCAGAGGAGGACATTGACTCAAAATTCAAATGTAAGCTCTGCTGTCGGACATTTGCAAGTAATCATGCAGTCAAACTCCATTTGAGTAAAACTCACAGCAAATCCCCTGACAACCATTCACAATATGTGGAAATGGACAAGGAGTAG